From Vanacampus margaritifer isolate UIUO_Vmar chromosome 8, RoL_Vmar_1.0, whole genome shotgun sequence, a single genomic window includes:
- the psma5 gene encoding proteasome subunit alpha type-5, which translates to MFLTRSEYDRGVNTFSPEGRLFQVEYAIEAIKLGSTAIGIQTSEGVCLAVEKRITSPLMEPNSIEKIVEIDSHIGCAMSGLIADAKTLIDKARVETQNHWFTYDETMTVESVTQAVSNLALQFGEEDADPGAMSRPFGVALLFGGVDEKGPQLYHMDPSGTFVQCDARAIGSASEGAQSSLQEVYHKSMTLKDAIKSSLTILKQVMEEKLNATNIELATVEPGKTFHMYSKEELEDVIKDI; encoded by the exons ATGTTCCTTACGAGATCGGAATATGACAG AGGTGTCAACACATTCTCTCCTGAAGGAAGGTTATTTCAAGTTGAATATGCTATTGAGGCAATAAAA cttGGCTCCACAGCCATTGGTATCCAGACATCAGAGGGGGTGTGTCTGGCTGTGGAGAAGAGGATTACCTCTCCGCTGATGGAGCCCAACAGCATTGAGAAGATTGTGGAGATCGACAGTCACATTG GTTGTGCAATGAGTGGCTTAATAGCTGATGCCAAGACTCTAATTGACAAAGCCCGAGTGGAAACCCAG AACCACTGGTTCACTTATGACGAGACTATGACAGTAGAAAGTGTGACCCAAGCGGTGTCCAACCTGGCGCTGCAGTTCGGAGAGGAGGACGCCGACCCTGGTGCGATG AGTCGACCATTTGGAGTGGCACTTCTTTTTGGAGGGGTGGATGAAAAAGGACCTCAATT gTATCACATGGACCCTTCAGGAACCTTTGTGCAGTGTGACGCTCGGGCAATAGGCTCAGCGTCTGAGGGCGCACAGAGCTCCCTGCAAGAAGTCTACCACAAG TCCATGACGCTAAAAGATGCCATCAAGTCATCTCTCACCATTCTGAAGCAGGTGATGGAGGAAAAGCTCAACGCCACCAACATTGAG cTTGCAACGGTGGAGCCAGGAAAGACCTTCCACATGTACTCCAAAGAAGAGCTGGAGGATGTGATCAAGGATATTTAG
- the LOC144057056 gene encoding matrix remodeling-associated protein 8-like isoform X1, translated as MKSHREEFLIQAVLLIHMSVVYFFTAVRGQSDSSSSRSVVLGGYNVSAPAGSSVTLQCVSGRMVWTRDNLRDRQRVVHWDIYRAHVDNGMERVLDMYSAGEQRIYNSYNLKRVSLSQEAFKDGNFSLVIKDVTMNDKGLYSCNLHHLYCHLYETVRVQLNVTKSRRKEQRYWDGHKAVFVVLLGSTVVLPCVNRRNVWTDWSNDEADQQVVHWDRQSPGIYHDRADRLVDMYASGEQRSYGPSFLQRKMNISNQAFSEGDFSLTISDLQVTDQGMYSCHLHHHYCGLHERRQFQVTVEPPVIHATVPAKALPSADKDTNKVESPPRVINVVLPDHRHHFLLPLGFVLTAFLLLAFVVLVIILITRRRRKTELYSVDSTRSNRSRSCSEEFEMDVAEATLPISEPDDRFDFKNNLLKEVNMNTPSKVIDLDKGKNKKNVDRKSIK; from the exons ATGAAGAGCCACCGGGAGGAGTTCTTGATTCAGGCTGTACTCTTAATCCACA TGTCTGTGGTCTACTTCTTCACTGCAG TTCGGGGCCAGTCGgatagcagcagcagcagaagcgTTGTATTGGGTGGCTACAATGTGAGCGCCCCGGCTGGCTCCAGCGTGACGCTACAGTGCGTCAGTGGCCGCATGGTGTGGACCAGAGACAACCTTAGGGACAGACAGAGGGTGGTCCACTGGGACATCTACCGGGCCCATGTGGATAATGGCATGGAGAGAGTTTTGGATATGTACTCTGCAGGAGAGCAGAGAATATACAACTCCTACAACCTGAAAAGAGTCAGCCTCAGTCAGGAAGCATTCAAGGATGGAAACTTCTCACTGGTCATCAAAG ATGTGACAATGAACGACAAAGGATTGTACTCTTGTAACCTCCACCATCTGTACTGCCACTTGTACGAGACGGTCCGAGTGCAACTGAATGTCACCAAATCAC GTCGTAAAGAGCAGCGCTACTGGGATGGCCACAAAGCGGTGTTCGTGGTGCTGTTGGGGAGCACTGTGGTGCTGCCTTGTGTCAACAGGAGAAACGTGTGGACAGACTGGAGCAATGACGAGGCGGATCAGCAG GTGGTCCACTGGGACCGTCAGTCCCCGGGAATCTACCACGATCGTGCAGATCGCTTAGTGGACATGTACGCCTCAGGGGAGCAGCGTAGTTACGGACCCTCGTTCCTCCAGAGGAAGATGAACATTAGCAACCAAGCCTTCTCAGAGGGAGACTTCTCACTCACCATATCTGATCTACAG GTCACTGACCAGGGGATGTACTCAtgtcaccttcatcatcattacTGTGGTTTGCATGAGAGGAGACAGTTTCAGGTCACCGTGGAACCGCCAGTGATTCACGCCACCGTCCCAGCCAAGGCACTGCCCAGTGCAGACAAAG ATACCAACAAAGTGGAGTCACCACCACGGGTCATCAACGTCGTCCTCCCCGACCACAGACATCACTTTCTCCTGCCTCTGGGCTTCGTCCTCACCGCCTTCCTCCTTCTGGCGTTTGTCGTCCtcgtcatcatcctcatcacacGCAGACGTAGAAAAACAG AATTGTATTCAGTAGACTCCACGAG GTCCAACAGAAGTCGCAGCTGCTCAGAAGAGTTTGAGATGGATGTTGCAGAGGCAACGCTGCCCATCAGTGAGCCGGATGACAGATTCG ATTTTAAGAACAACCTGCTGAAGGAGGTCAACATGAACACGCCAAGCAAAGTCATTGATCTGGataaaggtaaaaacaaaaagaacgtgGACAGAAAAAGCATAAAATGA
- the LOC144057056 gene encoding matrix remodeling-associated protein 8-like isoform X2 yields the protein MKSHREEFLIQAVLLIHMSVVYFFTAVRGQSDSSSSRSVVLGGYNVSAPAGSSVTLQCVSGRMVWTRDNLRDRQRVVHWDIYRAHVDNGMERVLDMYSAGEQRIYNSYNLKRVSLSQEAFKDGNFSLVIKDVTMNDKGLYSCNLHHLYCHLYETVRVQLNVTKSRRKEQRYWDGHKAVFVVLLGSTVVLPCVNRRNVWTDWSNDEADQQVVHWDRQSPGIYHDRADRLVDMYASGEQRSYGPSFLQRKMNISNQAFSEGDFSLTISDLQVTDQGMYSCHLHHHYCGLHERRQFQVTVEPPVIHATVPAKALPSADKDTNKVESPPRVINVVLPDHRHHFLLPLGFVLTAFLLLAFVVLVIILITRRRRKTELYSVDSTRSNRSRSCSEEFEMDVAEATLPISEPDDRFDFKNNLLKEVNMNTPSKVIDLDKEMQKCRK from the exons ATGAAGAGCCACCGGGAGGAGTTCTTGATTCAGGCTGTACTCTTAATCCACA TGTCTGTGGTCTACTTCTTCACTGCAG TTCGGGGCCAGTCGgatagcagcagcagcagaagcgTTGTATTGGGTGGCTACAATGTGAGCGCCCCGGCTGGCTCCAGCGTGACGCTACAGTGCGTCAGTGGCCGCATGGTGTGGACCAGAGACAACCTTAGGGACAGACAGAGGGTGGTCCACTGGGACATCTACCGGGCCCATGTGGATAATGGCATGGAGAGAGTTTTGGATATGTACTCTGCAGGAGAGCAGAGAATATACAACTCCTACAACCTGAAAAGAGTCAGCCTCAGTCAGGAAGCATTCAAGGATGGAAACTTCTCACTGGTCATCAAAG ATGTGACAATGAACGACAAAGGATTGTACTCTTGTAACCTCCACCATCTGTACTGCCACTTGTACGAGACGGTCCGAGTGCAACTGAATGTCACCAAATCAC GTCGTAAAGAGCAGCGCTACTGGGATGGCCACAAAGCGGTGTTCGTGGTGCTGTTGGGGAGCACTGTGGTGCTGCCTTGTGTCAACAGGAGAAACGTGTGGACAGACTGGAGCAATGACGAGGCGGATCAGCAG GTGGTCCACTGGGACCGTCAGTCCCCGGGAATCTACCACGATCGTGCAGATCGCTTAGTGGACATGTACGCCTCAGGGGAGCAGCGTAGTTACGGACCCTCGTTCCTCCAGAGGAAGATGAACATTAGCAACCAAGCCTTCTCAGAGGGAGACTTCTCACTCACCATATCTGATCTACAG GTCACTGACCAGGGGATGTACTCAtgtcaccttcatcatcattacTGTGGTTTGCATGAGAGGAGACAGTTTCAGGTCACCGTGGAACCGCCAGTGATTCACGCCACCGTCCCAGCCAAGGCACTGCCCAGTGCAGACAAAG ATACCAACAAAGTGGAGTCACCACCACGGGTCATCAACGTCGTCCTCCCCGACCACAGACATCACTTTCTCCTGCCTCTGGGCTTCGTCCTCACCGCCTTCCTCCTTCTGGCGTTTGTCGTCCtcgtcatcatcctcatcacacGCAGACGTAGAAAAACAG AATTGTATTCAGTAGACTCCACGAG GTCCAACAGAAGTCGCAGCTGCTCAGAAGAGTTTGAGATGGATGTTGCAGAGGCAACGCTGCCCATCAGTGAGCCGGATGACAGATTCG ATTTTAAGAACAACCTGCTGAAGGAGGTCAACATGAACACGCCAAGCAAAGTCATTGATCTGGataaag AGATGCAGAAATGTCGCAAGTGA
- the per3 gene encoding period circadian protein homolog 3 translates to MCDQSEEMPAGDRGPDGEEPLIPSATGGGGREDGMSSGQQVRRAQSASVRVHVCGEVGQEDEDMTSGSHDRSSPDNHSTGSATGSTSASTKSSVNADGSKGQVHKAMMNTVAEMKKRLPSDKRSRSKASTVEALHYALKCVKQVQANSEYYKLLMRNGQDEKNNATVCTREELERVTSEHTLKNTDSFVVVFSLSSGRVLHASEQAPSILCCKRKFLESAKFVELLFHQDVNVFYSHTAQPHLPPWTNSHTAGVLFDSAQVKSFFCRIRGGKDREGEMRYNPFRVTPYLLKVQGTGSSGLKEELCCLALAERIISGYEAPRIPMDKRIFTTTHSPGCVFLEVDDRAAPLLGYLPQDLIGTSLLTSIHREDRGLLLSMHRKVLKYAGQPPFEHSPVRLRCQNGDYITLDTSWSSFINPWSRKVAFIIGRHKVRTTPLNEDVFAAPSKVDLTVTHEEIKDLQAKIYKLFLQPVHNNGSSGYGSYGSNGSHEHHISVASSSDSNGNVWEDSHREPMTLQQICADVNRVRSWGKQAYFDTSHKIALLSKPAPAHLLPVASNPEVGDREESRKQTHIPSYQQINCVDNIIRYLESCTGPALKRKSDSHSQATSSSSSSTSEDDKPARANDTAQAASDVAMLESEVLIGPSTAAVVGAPLTDITMSIKAMSVVSVTSQCSYSSTIVHVPQPESEATALEDVPMGSEPADAAPALVRPAPSPAAEERRFVGLTKEVLSAHTQKEEQEYVDRYQNRILQSPYSFYLQLDNSSMAHSQHRGEYPRPMNVGGLNRTRRVKPRLRRPKPMDSSDSYASPPGPSRRVPNSSWPSSESSQPQMAVPYSQTSPLQAPFFPMLATQPAPEQPPRLQQLPGAPPMVVQPPDQTQLNYNFHLMQQNQNLPGIPNIQMEHMQNLQNIPNFQNMQPMVPAQNISPFITPVMTVILPNYPTFTSGYPSIYSPSTASMMPQAPITMAGFAPAAPFLQPQFQAQPVPQAQTFPGPLIGSPRACSSVGEEEETAGPRALFSSSRSSSPLQLNLLQEELPKASEGQSSTGHNLAESLHEQGDNEGDVPSNSGNHDAQSTSSELLDLLLQEDARSGTGSNASGSGSGESGGSLGSGSGSGSNGTSTSHTGSSNSSKYFASNDSSDTSRKARKSQEAPAEHQRSFDNQAESSLWSKIQHTSEHVMMTYQIRARDQSEVLAEDREKLRVLQPLQPWFNQDQREELALVHPWIQQHAIPQEIDTQGCVTCTAGAGAARSPPPPDPDSSSPLEALEPHSIVDT, encoded by the exons ATGTGCGACCAAAGCGAAGAGATGCCCGCTGGAGACCGAGGCCCAGATGGAGAGGAGCCCTTGATACCATCGGCAACAGGAGGAGGTGGCAGGGAAGACGGGATGTCATCGGGGCAGCAGGTCCGACGGGCTCAATCTGCGAGTGTCAGGGTTCACGTGTGTGGAGAGGTGGGACAGGAAGACGAGGACATGACTAGTGGGTCGCACGACCGCTCCTCCCCAGACAATCACAGCACTGGAAGCGCCACAGGGTCCACCTCGGCCTCCACAAAGAG CAGTGTGAATGCAGATGGGAGTAAAGGTCAGGTCCACAAAGCGATGATGAACACAGTAGCTGAGATGAAGAAGAGGCTTCCATCTGACAAACGTAGCCGCAGTAAAGCCAGCACTGTAGAGGCCTTGCACTATGCCCTCAAATGTGTCAAGCAAGTGCAAG CCAACAGCGAGTATTACAAATTGCTGATGCGAAATGGCCAGGATGAGAAGAACAATGCCACCGTTTGTACTCGTGAAGAGCTGGAAAGAGTCACCTCGGAACACACCCTTAAGAACACG GACTCCTTCGTGGTGGTCTTCTCCCTCTCGAGCGGCCGCGTTCTGCATGCGTCCGAGCAGGCGCCCAGCATCCTGTGCTGCAAGAGGAAGTTCCTCGAGTCAGCCAAGTTCGTGGAGTTGCTATTCCATCAGGATGTGAACGTCTTCTACTCCCATACGGCACAGCCGCATCTCCCGCCCTGGACCAACTCGCACACAG CGGGGGTTCTATTTGACTCTGCCCAAGTGAAGTCTTTCTTCTGCAGAATCAG AGGTGGCAAGGATCGTGAGGGGGAGATGCGCTACAACCCGTTTCGCGTCACACCTTACCTGCTGAAAGTGCAGGGAACGGGGAGCAGCGGGTTGAAGGAGGAGCTGTGCTGCTTGGCACTGGCCGAGCGCATCATTTCAGGATATGAGG CACCTCGAATCCCCATGGACAAACGCATCTTCACCACTACCCATTCACCTGGCTGTGTATTCCTCGAAGTGGACGACAG GGCTGCACCACTGCTAGGATACCTCCCTCAAGATCTAATTGGCACATCCTTGTTAACCAGCATTCATCGCGAAGACCGTGGCCTCTTGCTGTCGATGCACCGAAAGG tgTTGAAGTATGCGGGTCAGCCACCGTTTGAACACTCGCCGGTCCGATTGCGCTGTCAGAACGGAGACTACATCACGTTGGACACCAGCTGGTCCAGCTTCATCAACCCTTGGAGCCGCAAAGTGGCGTTCATCATAGGACGCCATAAAGTCAGAAC GACTCCTCTAAATGAGGATGTATTTGCTGCTCCGAGTAAAGTGGATTTGACTGTGACCCATGAAGAAATTAAGGACTTGCAAGCAAAGATCTATAAGCTCTTTTTGCAG CCTGTCCATAACAACGGTTCCAGTGGTTATGGAAGTTATGGAAGTAACGGTTCTCACGAGCATCACATCAGCGTAGCTTCTTCGAGTGACAGCAATGGCAATGTGTGGGAGGACTCGCACCGGGAACCT ATGACTCTTCAGCAAATCTGTGCAGATGTGAATAGAGTCAGGAGTTGGGGAAAGCAGGCCTATTTTGATACCAGTCACAAAATTGCTCTTCTCAGTAAACCCGCCCCAG CACACTTGCTTCCGGTAGCATCCAATCCTGAGGTGGGGGATCGTGAAGAAAGcaggaaacaaacacacattcccTCCTACCAGCAGATCAACTGTGTGGACAACATTATTAG ATATTTGGAGAGCTGTACTGGGCCAGCTCTGAAACGAAAAAGTGACTCTCATTCCCAAGCCACTTCTTCTTCCTCGTCCTCCACCTCCGAAGATGACAAGCCTGCCAGAGCCAATGACACAGCTCAAGCTGCCTCAGATG TGGCAATGTTGGAAAGTGAGGTGTTGATCGGGCCTAGCACAGCAGCTGTTGTTGGAGCTCCTCTAACCGACATCACCATGTCCATTAAGGCAATGAGTGTGGTCTCTGTCACCAGTCAGTGTTCGTACAGCAGCACCATCGTCCATGTGCCCCAACCTGAATCAG AAGCTACGGCCCTAGAAGATGTGCCAATGGGCAGCGAGCCCGCCGATGCTGCTCCAGCCTTGGTCCGTCCTGCTCCAAGCCCTGCCGCTGAGGAGCGAAGGTTTGTTGGTCTCACCAAGGAGGTGCTTTCAGCTCACACGCAGAAGGAGGAGCAAGAATATGTGGACCGATACCAAAATCGCATTCTGCAGAGCCCTTACAGTTTCTATCTTCAGCTGGACAACAGCTCAATGGCTCACTCACAACACAGAG GTGAATATCCACGTCCAATGAATGTTGGTGGGCTTAACCGCACTCGCAGAGTAAAACCCCGACTTAGGCGTCCCAAACCCATGGACTCATCAGACAGCTATGCCTCTCCACCCGGACCTTCACGTCGGGTCCCAAACTCCTCTTGGCCCTCTTCAGAATCCTCTCAGCCGCAGATGGCAGTGCCCTACAGTCAAACATCTCCACTTCAAGCCCCATTCTTTCCCATGTTGGCAACCCAACCGGCCCCGGAACAACCGCCAAGACTGCAACAGCTACCCGGAGCCCCTCCTATGGTGGTACAGCCCCCTGACCAGACCCAGCTCAACTACAACTTCCACCTCATGCAGCAAAACCAGAACCTGCCGGGCATACCAAATATACAGATGGAACACATGCAGAATCTGCAGAATATCcccaattttcaaaatatgcagcCCATGGTGCCAGCCCAGAATATAAGTCCCTTCATAACACCAGTCATGACTGTCATCCTTCCCAACTACCCAACGTTCACGTCTGggtatccatccatttactccCCCTCCACTGCCTCCATGATGCCCCAGGCACCCATCACCATGGCAGGATTCGCCCCTGCTGCCCCCTTCCTGCAGCCCCAGTTTCAAGCCCAGCCTGTGCCCCAAGCTCAGACCTTCCCTGGCCCCCTGATCGGCTCACCCAGAGCCTGCTCTTCCGTCGGGGAAGAAGAGGAGACGGCAGGCCCGCGCGCATTATTCTCCAGCTCACGCTCAAGCTCTCCACTTCAGCTCAACTTGCTGCAGGAGGAGCTGCCCAAAGCGAGTGAAGGACAGAGCAGCACAGGACACAACCTAGCAGAAAGCCTTCATGAGCAGGGTGACAATGAG GGTGATGTCCCGAGTAATTCTGGGAACCATGATGCACAATCCACATCCAGTGAGCTGCTCGACCTCCTGCTGCAAGAAGATGCACGGTCAGGGACTGGCTCCAATGCCTCGGGGTCTGGATCAGGAGAGTCCGGAGGATCACTGGGATCTGGATCTGGATCCGGCTCCAATGGAACCTCTACCTCACACACTG gcagcagcaacagcagcaaatACTTTGCCAGCAACGATTCCTCCGACACATCACGCAAAGCCCGCAAGAGTCAGGAAGCACCAGCAGAGCACCAACGCAGCTTCGACAATCAGGCGGAGAGCTCCCTGTGGAGCAAGATCCAGCACACGTCGGAGCATGTCATGATGACGTACCAGATCCGTGCGAG GGACCAGAGTGAGGTATTGGCTGAGGACAGGGAGAAGCTGCGAGTGCTTCAGCCCCTCCAACCTTGGTTCAACCAAGATCAGCGAGAGGAGCTGGCACTTGTCCATCCCTGGATCCAGCAGCACGCCATCCCACAAGAGATTGACACTCAG GGTTGTGTGACTTGCACCGCCGGTGCAGGAGCAGCCCGTTCGCCTCCACCCCCAGACCCCGACAGCTCGTCCCCTCTGGAGGCCCTGGAGCCGCACTCTATTGTGGACACTTGA